The genome window CCGTGATCCGGTCCCCCCCACTCGCCCGCGGCGCCGGCCGCCAATTGGAGCTGCTGCTCGCGCGCGGCTGGGGCTAGATCTCGCGCGCCGCGACCTCGATCGAGGGGCCTGGGCTGGGGTTAGTCGTCGGCGTCGTCCGAGCTCGCGCCGCTGGAGCTTGCCCGTCGGGGCGCGCCAGCTTTTCGCTGCCTGCTCGTGGGACGAAGGGTACCGTGTATTAGTACGAGTATACTAGCACCCTGGTGGCCATGGCTTCAGAAGTTCTAGAGTAGCCTGTGGTGTAGTGCGAAGTTATAGGTTCTGGTGAATTGACACCTCTGCCTGCAATCTGAGGTCCGGCGTTGCATGGTGTATGGATGGTTGATAGTTCCAGCTCGGGGAGGACCGGAGACCTGGTTGCACTTGCTATTTTCGAATGCTTAGCGTCTGCTAAACGCATCAGGCAAGATTAGTTCAAATTGCTTGCATGTAGTAGCTTTTTTTGGCGCTAAAAACTGTTACGCTGAGCTTCTAGTGCTCCCCGCTGTTTGACTTGGATGCCCATAGCATTGTTGTCGAGAAGCTTGTTTGAGGACAATTGAGCGAAAAACAATGCGGTGATTCCGCATCTGCCTTTGACATAGAGTTGCTCAAGTGGCGCAAGAGTTTGTCGCACCCTCGCACGCGCTCCTTTTGTTTCCCCCCATTTTTTTGGTTTGGTAGCGTGTAGTCGGAGTTGTTTGTGCTGGTTTCGAATCACTATCAGACTCAGTCCTGGTGTAACTATAACATGTTTCCTGCTGCTTGTGAACTGAGATTGGACTGCTGGGTATTCTTCTCATGGTCTTTCCATTAATAGGCAGTGGATGACGATGCATGCTCTCTAAAACACACTTGTTCTACTTACTAATCATGCTATAAATTATCTTATAGCAATAACCCATTAATTACATCACAATATTTCCAGCTTTGGCATACATTTCCCTTTTTACCTATGGGAATAGTTGATATCTGTTTCCCTTTTTGTTGACAAGGAAACAATGCATCAGATGCCAGCTGTATAGATACTTTCCTGAACATTGGACGCATATGTAATCAAGTAGAATTATTttctactccctccgtcccaaaatataattcgttttagacAAAGTATACATTCATTCATTAATTAACCTATGAATGTAGTTTATACGTATGTCCATATTCATtatcattcattcgaatgtggacGAAGAAAAAGAGGGCTAGAAAGAGCTATATTTTGGGACGAAAGGAGTACATATATATACTACCTCTGTCCCAAAACACTAGATGTTTTAGGATTTTTAGGAAAGATTAGTGCTCAAAGAAATTACCCATGTACCCCTATTTATTGAATGAATAAGCCCCTCATTAAAGAAACACATGGAGGCATGTGCAGACTGCAATCGCAAGCTGATATGAGTCAAATCTTTTGTCCTAGAACTAAAACATCAAGTTTTCTAAAACACACTTTTCAAATGTTGATCTTTTTTATACTAAGCATGCCATTGATTTATGGCCTACTGCATATGGTGCTTGATCATGATATTGTTATTGGTTGACCTGACATTGCAATTTATTGTATTCAGATTGCCTTCTATCCTGAGATCATGAGTTTATTACCTTTATTTGAAGAAGGTGCATCTTTCATTCACATCTATTCGCTTACAAAAATGTAATGCATTGTAGGCGCTTTAAATTGGAGAGACAGCTAGCTTCTTCTCAAGTTCCCAAGGAGCAGCAAATCGATTTAATAAAAGATCTTGAGAGGAAGGAAACTGAATACATGCGACTTAAAAGGCACAAAATTTGTGTGGATGACTTTGAGCTGCTCACTATTATTGGGAGAGGAGCTTTTGGAGAGGTCTGCAAACTGAATTTTGTCATATATTTTTCCACATGTATCTGTGTCCATAAATGCTTAAACTCTAGGGACAGCAAGGCATGTTCTCTTTGAGATGTGTCAACTGTTGCGTTTGCCTTTAATAACTTATTTCTGAGATTTTGTGTTCATAATGTATATGACAGGTTCGATTGTGTCGAGAGAAGACCTCCGGCAACATTTATGCAATGAAAAAACTCAAGAAGTCTGATATGGTTGTCAGGGGCCAAGTAAGATAGCTTGCATTTCTGGCTATTTTCGATTTCTGTTTTGGAGTTATAGTGGCTTCATTGATTTGTTTACGTTTCATCTACATACTTGATTGAAAAAAAATATGTGAAAGTGCCTTTTCTATTCTGTGAGTTCCTTTTCGTTTAGTATACCTTTATCCTATCTCATACAACCAAGAAACACTGAAATAATGAATTAGTAGAATAAATAATGTGATGATTAATTTCCTGTGAAAGTGAAACCTGCATCCCACAGTTTCTCTCATCAAAGGCATTATTCATAACTGTTTGAACTTTCTTTATAAAACAAATAAATGATGTGCGAGAGAACCGTGAAAGTGATAAGACTAGTGCCGCAAAGGTCAATTTTCCTGAGCTTGATCTTAGTAGCTACATTTTACCAATCCagagtttttctttttctgaattATTCATTTAGTTGACatgtttttttattattttaatcAGTGATCATTAATTTTGTTCGAGATCAGGTGACCACTTGATTTTATTTGGATGAACCTCACAAATGTTTCTCAGATGAACCTGTTGCTGTTGTTCAATTCTATTATGTTTAATAAAATCACATATCAAGTGCTGCATCTTAGTTGTCAAAATACTTCCTTAGAAATTTGCTTTGACAATGCTTCAGGTGACTCTGCTTAAGAAAGTTTACTAGCTTCAGATGATCAGATCTAACCATTTAGGACATGATGATGTTTGCTAGTCCCaccattccaaattataagataTTTTGACTTTTCTAGATACATGATTTTGCTATGCACTTAGATATACACTATGTTTAGATACATAGTTAGAACGATGCATCTAGAAAAGCCAAAATGTCGTATAATTTGGAAATGATGGAGTATTAAAGGCCCTGTTGTTTTGCTTGCAATGAAAGTTTTTTTTATCAGAATCACTCTAATGTTTTTCAAGAGACCATTTAAAGATTAACTAATCAACACCCTGCTGTATTGTATGCGATAAaatcaaaattattctgatgttTTTAAAATGACCATAAAAGAACGATTTCCTTCCATTATTTGAGAGTTGTGTTAATGGAGTTCTTTATTATTGCCTCTATTAGGTGGAACATGTTAGAGCCGAAAGAAACTTGTTGGCGGAAGTTGCTAGTCACTGCATTGTGAAGCTTTACTATTCTTTCCAAGACACCGAGTATCTTTACCTAATTATGGAGTACCTCCCTGGTGGTGATATCATGACCCTTCTCATGAGAGAGGATACCTTGACTGAACATGTAGCGCGATTCTACATTGCTGAGACAATTCTTGCTATCCAATCCATCCATAAACATAACTACATCCACAGGTTACATTTATTTGTTTAATAGCATCTAATGTATCGTGGTCCTATTATTTTGCTGATTTGTATATTTGGCTTGGTATCATTGCAGAGATATTAAGCCTGATAATTTGCTTCTAGATAAAAATGGTCACATGAAGCTGTCAGATTTTGGGCTGTGCAAGCCAATTGACTGTTCAAAGCTCTCAACGTTGAATGAAGATGAACCCATGGGTGATGACAACATGAGGGAATCAATGGATATTGATAGTTCTTTGTCCAATACAGCAAATGGTAGAAGATGGAGAAGTCAACACGAACAGCTTCAGCACTGGCAGATGAACAGAAGAAAACTGGTAGGTATACATATGTACAGTTTACCTGTTGGGGATTGAATCAATCTTTATGATGTTTGTTTTGGATAATATCTCGTAGCGATCCTTACCAGGAAGAGAATTCATACTCTTTGTGTACAATGTAAAACCTCAATGTTCTTATTAGCTTTTCTTACTTCGAATTTATGTTTATGCAGGCATTCTCAACTGTCGGGACACCGGATTATATTGCTCCAGAGGTTCTGCTGAAGAAGGGATATGGAATGGAATGTGATTGGTATACTTTGTTAGAATAATGTTTACATAATCAAGTTAATGTCGAGGCGCTTATATGTGTCTTCAATTTTGACAATTGGTATTCATTGTTCTCTGTTTTATTCCTAGGTGGTCTCTAGGCGCGATCATGTATGAGATGCTAGTTGGGTATCCACCATTTTATGCCGATGATCCAATAACTACATGCCGAAAGGTTTGTTTTTCATCGGCATTTCTTTGGCTCAGTTCTATTGTTTTATCTTATTAATATAGTTTGCTGAATGTAATTTAGCTTAGCGTACTTATAGGCTTATCCTCGAAATAAGACTAAGTTATCATATTTCTTAGTTTTTTAGCTGATGCTGTGAGGTGATAACCTAATGACAGCCACTGCATACCTGCATCTTATAGCATATTGTCTAATAGGCTAGCTTCAAGCTGTGTCAATGGGGAAATCAAGTCTCAATAATATTAACATCCATGACAAATTATTGAAGTTGCAAATCTTAGCCATAAAAGATGGTTTCTGCAGTTCCTTGGAAACATGTAAGAATGCAAGATAGTTTCTTATGCATACTACTAAACAACACTTTATCATTCTGTAAACTGAAAATTTATGGATAGACTAGTAGCGTGACAAGGTTTTTTTGATCTCATAATCAGATACGATTCATAAAAAATAAAGAAATCCGAGTGGTGTTTTCCTTGTCTTCCATTTTAGGGATATGCAACATGTTTACCATTCTTGCACATTAACCTCATGAATAATTGTAAGCTTATCCTGCCGTTTTAGAGTGTTACACTGATATCTATTTACCCATGTTTCTAGATTGTGCACTGGAGAAACCATTTGAAGTTTCCTGAGGATGCAAAGTTGTCAAATGAAGCAAGAGATCTCATTTGCCGGTTATTATGTGATGTTGACCACAGGATTGGCAGTGCAGGGGCAGATCAAATAAAGGTAGCACCTGTCACAGGAAAAACAATCGAACTTATAGTTCTTGTCTTGTTTACTGTGTTTCTTGCTAAAATGTTATTTACAATTAGGCACATCCTTGGTTCCAAGGAGTTGCATGGGATAAACTTTATGAAATGGAAGCAGCATTTAAGCCTCAAGTAAATGATGAGCTGGATACACAGAATTTCATGAAATTTGAGGAAGTAAGTGAATCACTTTTTGCACTTTATATTTTTACTGCTCTACAACTCTTTAAGTTGTGCGCTTAAGTCAATCTGAAGCTACAGTTAGGTTTACTCTTCTTCCTGCTTTGTATTCTTCAAACTGTGAACTTTGTTAATCAACAAACAATTACTTTCAGAATAAAGAGTCCTGCTGGTATTATTTGATTAAATTTCCTGCACTTTATTAGATCTTCAGGGAACATTTAAATATTTTCATGTATGAGGCTATGTGTGTAACTATGTTTTTGTTTGTATTTGCTTGACTATATTGATGCCCATGTTTCTGCATTTTGAGCTTGCCACTTTTTTTTAATACTTTCTAGTATATTTTTGTTGTTAGCTCATGAATCGTGTTTCTCCAACTTACTTCATTATTCTCTGTGGCAGCTGGAAAATCCTCCAGCCAAAACAGGCTCTGGGCCTTCAAGAAAGGTATGCATGTACAATCAGATTCAGAAACTAGTGTAAAAAAACACTGAAGCTCTAAACTTCATCATTTGTTGCATTCTAGCTTTGCTAATGTGCTGTGTACCTGTTTCCCTGAGTTTACTTCCCATCAGATTATGATTGCCTCACACCCACTCACACCCCTCAATTCATGTTGATTCAAGCTGCCATGAGAAAATTAGGCGGATTATGTTTATACTGGATTATCTGTATTCTTATGTATTGTAGAAGTACAAAGCAGAGTATAATAGTATTAGTGTATTACTGCTGGTATAGGATTAATTTTTTTGCATAACAACAGTTATAGAAGCTGCTACTTATAACTGTTTTTGCACCAGTTACCTCGAAGCTCACATCACCTGCCTGTCTTAGTAGAATTTATGTTCATTTCGTCCTAGATATATTCATCTATTTTTTCCCCTTGGCTTTCTCAGCCTTATGTATCTTTTATGGAACAACTTCAcagatgatgctgaactccaaagATCTGAGCTTTGTGGGGTATACATACAAAAACTTTGATGCAGTGAAAGCAATAAAAATTTCAGGTTTGTCTCCTTAATCCTTACAGTATATGGCATCATTACTTACCAAGAAGTTGGGTGTGTTGAATTCTGCATGCAGTCATTTTCAGGAACCTTAATGATCCATTGAATTACCAGTATTTACGTGCTAGGTGTCAATGGCTTCTAAATGGACATTATGTTCTAATATTACTTCTGAAAAATTGAAACTACAAATGCATGCAGATCTGCAAAGGAATTCATCTCTAACAAGGCCTTCCATTGGTTCGATATTCGGTAACATACTTCTGCCAGTGACATGCTGTAATCTTTATTTTCATAAGATCCTGCATCTGCTCTTATCTTATTCGTTATATTATCAATCTCAGGTCCATCAGGCATGGATTCTCCCATGGAACCAAACGGAAGGGACACACACATGCACACAGTTTCATCTGGTGACCCAATGATTCCCTAACCTTCAGTGCCGTCTGTCCTCAGCAAATTTCCGAACTAAATCAGCGTGCAAACGCCAGGGTGATGTGGCTCCAGCTGGACAACATGCTTATTTTTAGCCAGGTCTCTGCTCTCTTTATCGTGGGCAAGCGGTTTGTAGAAATCCACCAAAGTTTCTAGTTGTAAAATAGTATGCCACAGACTTCAACAAAGGTCCCATGCATTATTGGCTCATCAGACATGGGGGCAGTTTTTTTTTGGAGAAATTGCACCTTGCGGCTGGCTGCCCAGGTTGGCAGAGCAAATTGCGGCCTTCTCTTGTGGCAGTTCCCGGTCTGCAGGAAAGGGAAATACGACGGTGTTGTTGCAGCAGGAATTCTCATGGTTAGTGTCGTTGTTGGTGTTTGATATGTATCAGGAATTTTCACATTTGAAGTAGGGTTTCTGTTAGCAGAGTTGTAGCTATTGACAAGCAACATCCTTTTACGGAGTTGCTTTTTTTCGTTGATGTATGGAAAACGAGACATTGTAGAAATCGAAGTTCGATCTAGCCTTGTATGCTGCTTATCTGATTCAACGTGTTTCTCAGTATTTTTGTCTAAAAATTGCTTAAATCAATGTGAATATAGAATTTTTGTGTAAAAATTGCTTAAATCAATGTGAATATAGAATTTTTGTGTAAAAATTGCTTAAATCAATGTGAATATAGAATCTATCGAGTCACCGTTGCTTTCTATACCCTAAATTCTatggacttcattttcttcagcatGCAATGAGAGTctgtttggttcagttttttctgaccagcttttctgagaatctagcTGTAGGGAGAATCTGGTTgcgtagagaatctgagtatcattaggattacgtgcgaAGGAAGATAAATCTCTACTACTTTTTAAGAGCAGAACGTATGCATCCACGGTGCACGTTCTGCCTCCCTGTGCTCACAGCTGCTCCTCGGCTCTGCTGTGCCCTCCTCATGCCTTCCCTAATCTCCACAACTCTCGCTCCATAATCACGCGTGCCTCCTGCTGGTGCTTTGTTTCTGCCTCTCCATATTGTCCCTCTTCGTGTTCTGACTTAAATCAATCTACACCTTTCGTTCTATTGCCTAAGCCTCCCTACATCCTCCGCCTGGGATGCGCTCCACCCTCGCCCGCCAATCGCCTCCTTACAACTGCCGCCGCCGTGTCTGCCAATCGGCCCCCAAGAACTAGAGGTCTGAGCTCCGCAGGCGGCAAGCTCATTCTTCATCCACGCCCTCCCTCCGCCTCGAGAACCAGAGGTCCGAGCTCTGCAAGACCCCTTCCTCCACGCCCTACATTCTTGATCGATTCCTATTTGTTTGTGATTTTGCATTTCGGAGATCGAATCCCGTCGTTCTTGGGGATCATTGGGGCGATTTTAGGATACTGGAGTCTAGGGCTAAGAAATTGTATGGCATCCTGGAGTAGTAGGGGTGGAGTCCTTAAGCAGATGCTAGACGCCTATCGTCGAGACCTCGCCGAGTTCAGCACCAGCCTAAGCCGCGAGACCGAGGTCGGACGCGAGACCGCTGCCTAGGCCACGCTGGACCGTGCCCCGGTCGACTCCACGACAAGCTCGGGGAAGCTGGTGGCCGCCTGCTGCTGCCTGGGCTCGCCGCCCTTGGATTTCTTGGCGGTGCTGCTGCTCTTCGGGCTTCTCTGGCCGAAGAGCTTGGGCATGAAGCATGTGGGCTAGATGTAGGCGGGCTGGTCGCAGGCCTACATGTTCTTGGGGTTAGAGCTCATAGAAGATCTCGCCAGCATCGACAAGACCGCGTAGCCTGCCTGAAAGGTCGAAGTCGGAGAGCATGATGTGGCCATCCTCTCCCATGAGGACGTTCTCTGGCTTCAAGTCTCTGTAGACCACCCCAAGCATGTGCAGGTACTACAGCGCAAGGAGCACTTCTGCGACGTAAAACCTGGATAAATAGAAAGAATCACAAACATAAAAACTATGTGACACTACATATTTCGCAAGACGAAAGTTATCTAGCAGAACATTAGGTGCACTGGATCTGCATGCCTGCATTTGTGGTCTTTAGATTAGGAAAAACATGCATGGCAATTGATGACCATCTTGTTTATTCAGAGCTCCATATTTTggcaaatctctactacttattatggCTGCAAGAGTAGCCTGTCATTCCTGGTTTTGCCATTCATGTTCTGTTATTCCTGGTTCAGCCATTCCCATTCTCGGTCCTCCCTTTTTCATTCCCATTCCCCGCCCTTTCTTAGGCGCTGGCTGTCGTTTCCATTCCCTTCCTTTCTTATAGGGATCGAACTCTGACCAACACAAAGCCAACAAAACCCATCCCTTCTAACCAATAGCATTATTGTTCTATCTTGTTGTACAAAGGAGCTTTCATCTATTTACTAGGTGAACACTCGTACGTTGCTAAAGAGTGAACATGTTATGATAAGATATATTAAAATTTTTAAAAAATATAATTTTCATTTTATATTTTTGTTATTATCTTTTAAAGTTAAGAATTTTTATATAAGTCTTACACATCGAACAAATCCACCATGTACATTAAAACGCAATGCTTATCGACCACTCAAGAAATCTACGCTTGTAACCTAAAGTAACCAAAATTGGGCAATGATCAGCAACCACCTTGTGCTAAAGTAGAAAAATAACAAGCATAAATTTATAATACATGATATCATGTATTGCATTTAAGTACAAGCACATGTAGGTCCACCAAATAGGTATGTTACAAggaaacaaaacaaaaaacttTAAAAGATAATAACAAAAACATAAAATGGAAATTATTTTTTTAAATTTCAACATATTTTATTATAGCATGTTCACTCCGTAGCATCGTACGGGCGTTCACCTAGTGTGTCCATAAGGCTCATATCTAAAAAGTGATGGATTCCTACTATTGCAAcgacaaccgattatgtgtttatgttgattttgaatggtttttacccgaacgaattttatagaagctggttgAAAAGCTAAGCATTTGACAGtgtgcagcagcttttggtggtcaGAAGCTGtaaaaagctgaaacaaatagGGGCAATGTAAGTTCTCTGATATTTAGATAGAATTTCGTGACAACTAGATTATCTATTGTTAGGAAATAAAATAGACACATTCAATCAGTCAATTCTGGTCAATTTATTGTCTTTCTGATAGATTCACCTTCATTGGTAATTTCACTTGCGCCAAAGTACGAAAGGTTTCTTCTTGCGTTGGTGTAGAAGTCAAGTCTCGGATTTCAAGTGAAAAGGCATCTTTTCTAAATGCGATCATCCTAATCCGGCATTCAGAAGATAGGGGAAGTGAACGAACAGAAGTGTGGGATTGACTGTGGGCTAGGGTACTGGAAGTAGAGGAAAAGATTAGGCGAAAGAAATCGACATCCGGCTTCTTTTACTTATCTATCTGTATAAAAATACGACTCTTGACATGTTTTGGCTGGCTTTTTTTACCCCGCTCTCCTTCTCTAAGGTGTACGTGTACGAAGCAGGAAATGCTTACACTGAAGCTTCCACTCCCATATGGGCAAGAAGAGCTCcttctctttttgccaaagcaAAGAAGAGCCATTGTCTCCCGTACTCGTTGATTGGAAATCAAAGAAAAGAAGAATGTTCAACTGAAAACAGAAGCAAACCAAACAAGAGTAAGTGGAAGAGTTTGAAGTTATTTACGTGGAAAAATCCCCTTCAATATGGAGGAGCAAACAACCACGAGAAAACAGATCCACTATCAACTGTAGAGTACAAGTTACAGGTAGAGTCTATATTTGTAGGCGTACAGAAAACCATATTCCAAGGCATATTTTAAATATATAAAAGGAATTAGAGCCATATTCCAACAAATCACCCCTTGACTCTAAATCCATAGAACTGTCTCCCAAACACCACTAGTATGCTAAATTTGAATATCAATCAAGTCTAAGAAATCAAGACTTGGAACTGGAGCACGACTTCGTATCATCAAAATAACCTCTCTTCTGGAACGCAATAGAAACAGTTTCAACATCAACCGTTGAACATTGCAAATAATAGAGATTATTCAAACGGTTGCCCTTCAAGATAATACGATTGccactagaaaccttaagaacacCATCAATAGCAGCAAAATTGAATCACATTGTTTCTAAAGTGCTGAAAGAAATAAGATTTCTCTTCAATTTTGGAACAAAACGGACATCGATAAGTTTCTTAATACTGCCATCATGAACTTGGATATAAATAGAGTCGATTCCAATAATCTCACATGTAGATCCATCTCCAATAACAACCTCACCAGCATGAGACTGAACATAATAAGAAAACCAATCTTTATGCGAACAAATATGAAAAGTGCAAGCGAAATCGAGAACCCAAAAAGAGCACTTTTCAACAGAGGCAACAAACAAAGCTTCTCCACTATCCAAAGTTTTAATAAAACTGGCTTCAACAGAAGACTTATCcaattctttttttctttctcaCCTCTTTATTTCTCACTTTGGGGCACTGAGAAATATGATGAGTATTTTTTCATCTGACATGTGAATAGTGTAAAGACGCTCCTTTAGACGTAGCGTGTTTGCAAGACTCTTGGTCATATACGGCTCCTATAATTTCTTTCACAATGTTGCTGCGGATTTTTCATGGATTACTTCACACAGAACATCAAAAGATAAACTGAGTTGTATGACGGACAAAGCTCTGTCATCAATATCTTGTCAATTAACATCAGTCATGTCAACAGATCGCTTCTGCAACGCCTTTTGAACAACCAACTGGGTAAGAACAATCTTCATCTGAATTTGCCAATTAGTAAAACTAATTTTGCCATCAAACTTTGGAATATCAAATTTAGTCGACATAATGCAACAAATAGCAAAACCCGGCGGCGGCCATAATGTGGATAAAAACAATTCgtctaactgaaagggaaatgtgcccttgggccatttctataattgttttggtgattaagtgtccaacacaaatgttttGAACTCTTATGTGCTTtacaagcaaaaggtgcaaatcaaagacaaggtatgtttctagacttagtgaattgttttttgagtactaacatggttatctaagtgccAGAAATAGTGCCGAGGAGAGAAGAAAtgaattggaaaagagttggctgtgtacaaccaactcAAGCTCggcctagcacaccggactgtccggtggtgcaccggacaatgtctggtgcccCAGGCAAGCCTCCGGTGAAGTAGCCGGTCTCGAGAAGCGATgtaggcgtacgactataattcacctaactgttcggtggtgcaccggactgtccggtgagtcattcgCGACGAACTTGTCGCTCTCGAGAAAGAGGAAcggggcgacgtggctaaaattcaccggactgtctggtggttcaccggactatccggtgagccaatggtcgccagcgccaatggtcggccgtgCAATCTTCGTGCGACACGTGGTCACGCTaatggtcggttgggcacaccgaactgttcggtgtgcacggacagtgtccggtgcgccaatcgatcccggggaccaacggtcggctgctctccgtatggaaagaaatcaagcaccggacatgaacagtagctgtccggtggtgcactggactgtcc of Zea mays cultivar B73 chromosome 8, Zm-B73-REFERENCE-NAM-5.0, whole genome shotgun sequence contains these proteins:
- the LOC100285373 gene encoding uncharacterized protein LOC100285373, whose translation is MESEMADAPAAAIPAAAAEPLAAVAEEGEGEAEGEAPAEAAVGSTLTMERVAAAKKFIENHYRSQMKTIQERKERRFKLERQLASSQVPKEQQIDLIKDLERKETEYMRLKRHKICVDDFELLTIIGRGAFGEVRLCREKTSGNIYAMKKLKKSDMVVRGQVEHVRAERNLLAEVASHCIVKLYYSFQDTEYLYLIMEYLPGGDIMTLLMREDTLTEHVARFYIAETILAIQSIHKHNYIHRDIKPDNLLLDKNGHMKLSDFGLCKPIDCSKLSTLNEDEPMGDDNMRESMDIDSSLSNTANGRRWRSQHEQLQHWQMNRRKLAFSTVGTPDYIAPEVLLKKGYGMECDWWSLGAIMYEMLVGYPPFYADDPITTCRKIVHWRNHLKFPEDAKLSNEARDLICRLLCDVDHRIGSAGADQIKAHPWFQGVAWDKLYEMEAAFKPQVNDELDTQNFMKFEELENPPAKTGSGPSRKMMLNSKDLSFVGYTYKNFDAVKAIKISDLQRNSSLTRPSIGSIFGPSGMDSPMEPNGRDTHMHTVSSGDPMIP